The Tistrella bauzanensis DNA segment GTCAGCTGGAACCGGTCGGTGACGTCGCCGACCGCATGGATCGACCGGATATGGGTCTCGAACCTGTCATTGACCACGATGGCGCCATTGTCGCGGGTGTGGATGCCGATCGCATCCAGCCCCAGCGCGGCGGTGTTCGGCACCCGGCCGGTCGCGAACATGACAAGATCTGTCTCCAGCACCTCGCCCGAGGTCAAGGTGACCGCAAACCCCTCGGCCAGCCGGTCGATGCGCACCGGCTCGACATGGCGACGGAAATCGATGCCGCGCGCGGCCATCTCGCCGGCCACCGCCTCGCGGACATCGCCGTCGAAGCCGCGCAGGATCTGCTCCGAGCGCAGCACCAGCGTGGTCGCGGCCCCCAATGTCGACAGGATGGAGGCGAATTCCGTGGCGATATACCCACCGCCGATGATCACGATCCGCCCCGGCAGTGCCGGCAGGTCCAACGCCTCGTCCGAGGTGATGACATGCTCGATCCCGGGGATCTTCGGCAGATAGGGATGGCTGCCGGTCGCGATCAGAATGTTCTCCGCCGTGACGGTACGGCCGTCCACCTCGACCTCATGGGGGCCGGTCACGCGGCCGCGGCCGCGCAGCACGGTCACGCCGGAATTGGCCAGCATCTGTTCATAGATGCCTTCCAGCCGCACCAGTTCGCGATTCTTGGTCTCGATCAGACGCCCCCAGTCGTGGCGCGCGCCGTCGATCGTCCAGCCGAAGCCCCTGGCGTCCTCGATCTCGTCCCGGAATCGCGCGCCATAGACCAGCAGCTTTTTCGGCACACACCCTCTCAGCACGCAGGTGCCGCCCACCCGGCCCGCCTCGACGATGGCGACGCGCGCGCCATATTCCGCCGCGCGGCGGGAACCCGCGACGCCCCCCGAACCGGCGCCGATGGTGAGCAGGTCATAATCGTACATGCGTTTGCGTCTCCTGGTGCGTCCGGTCGCGGTGTGTGTGTGGCGTCGTCCGGGCATCGTGGGCTTGCGCGTCGCTCCGCCCCCGATGCCCGGCCGTCACATCCCGCCTCAGGCGCCGATGCCACCGATCAGGGCGTACTTCACTTCGAGATAGTCTTCGATGCCATATTTCGAGCCCTCGCGGCCCATGCCGCTTTCCTTGACACCGCCAAAGGGCGCGACCTCGGTGGAGATGATCCCCTCATTGATGCCGACGATGCCATATTCCAGGGCTTCCATCACCCGGAACACCCGGCCGACATCGCGGGTATAGAAATACGAGGCCAGACCGAATTCGGTGTCGTTGGCATAGCCGACGGCTTCCTTCTCGTCGTCGAAGACGAAAATCGGCGCCACGGGGCCGAAGATCTCCTCGCGCGACAGCCGCATGTCCTGCGTGGCGCCAAGCAGGATGGTCGGCTTGTAGAACCGGCCGCCCAGTTCATGCCGGCCACCACCGATCACGACCTCGGCGCCCTTCGACGTGGCGTCCGCCATCAGCTCGTCGACCTTATCGGCCGCGGCATCATCGATCAGCGGCCCCAGAACCACGCCGGCTTCCAGGCCGTCGCCCACCTTCATCTGCGCCACGCGCGCCGCCAGCTTGTCGGCGAAGGCCTTGGCCACGCCGCGCTGGACATAGAACCGGTTGGCACAGACGCAGGTCTGGCCGTTGTTGCGGTATTTCGACGCGATCGCGCCTTCAACCGCCGCATCCAGATCGGCATCGTCGAACACCAGGAACGGCGCGTTGCCGCCCAGTTCCATCGACACCTTCTTCACCGTGGCGGCGCACTGCTCGATCAGCACCTTGCCCACCTCGGTGGACCCGGTGAAGGTCAGTTTGCGCACGATCGGGCTGGCGGTGATGGCGCCGCCGATCTCGCGGGCCGAACCGGTGACGATGTTGATCACGCCCTTGGGGATGCCGGCCTCTTCGGCCAGCACCACCAGGGCAAGCGCCGTGAACGGGGTCTGGGATGCCGGCTTGCAGACCAGGGTGCAACCGGCGGCCAGCGCCGGTCCGGCCTTGCGGGTCAGCATCGCGGCCGGGAAGTTCCACGGCGTGATGGCGGCGACCACGCCCACCGGTTCCTTGGTGACGATGATGCGGCGGCCGGCGGCGAAGGTCGGGATCACGTCGCCATAGACGCGCTTGCCCTCTTCGGCGAACCACTCGATGAACGATGCGGCATAGGCCACCTCGCCTTTGGCCTCGGCCAGCGGCTTGCCCTGTTCGGTGGTCATGATCCGGGCGATGTCGTCCTGGTGCGCCATGATCAGGTCGAACCATTTGCGCAGCAGGCCGGCACGTTCCTTGCCGGTCTTGGCGCGCCAGGCCGGCAGGGCCGCGTTCGCGGCATCGATCGCGCGCAGGGTTTCGGCCTCGCCCATCTTCGGCACCCGGCCGATGGTGGCCCCCGTCGCCGGATTGTCGACCGAAAGCGTGGCACCGCTATTGGCCCCCACCCAGGCGCCGTCGATATAGCACGCCTCGCGCATCAGGTTTTTGTGCGAGAGCTGGATCACCTGTCGTCCTCCCTGGAGTACCATACATGCACGATTGACCGCCGGGCGCATGTCCCCCCGGCGCTCATGCACGAAACTTCGCCGATATCCAGACCAGCGGCGCTTGAAGCGGCCCGGATGCGGCATCAGACTATATGGCGACCAGGGCTGCGGCAAGGAAGCCCCACATGGCGTGGACCCTGCCATGCAGAGACCGCACCCATCATCAGGACAGGATCACACATCACATGCCCAGGCACGACGACCGCCTGCCGGCCGCCCGCCTCCGGCGCATGGGCCCCATGTTCCGGCGGCTGGCGGCAGGCGTGATGCTGGCGGCATCAGCAGCCCTGCCCCTCTCCCCCGGCGTTCGGGCAGCCGATACCCCGGCCGCCCCCGACGAACCGGACCGGCTGTCCAAAGAAGCTGAACGCCTCGGTCGCGCCGCCGACGATGCGGCAGAGGCCGCACGCGCCGCCGCCGAGGCCGCGGCCGACCGCATGCAGCGGCTGTGGAACAGCCTGCCCCGCTATTCAGCCCCTGAGATCGACGAGGATGGCAGCGTCATCATCCGCCGCCTGCCCGATCGCGATGCGCCCCTCGAAGGCGACACGCCACCGGATGAGCGCGAGGGTGAACGGCCCGATCGCGTGCCCCCGGCAGACGGGCCGTTGCTGTCAGTCTGACCGCACCAGCGGACAGCAGGCCCAAAGATCAGTCCCGCTGCGACAGCGTGAGAGCCGGCGTGATCGTGCCGCTGCACGTGCCGAAGCCGATGCGATAGTCATCGAACTGCGCGTGGCCCGAAAGGTTGATCGTGTCGCCGTCCTCAAGGAAGGTCCGCAGGGTGCCATCCACCAGAGGCAACGGCGTCGCGCCGTTCCAGGTGAGTTCCAGCAGGCAGCCGCGATTCTCCGGCTCGGGGCCTGAAACCGTGCCCGATCCCAGAAGGTCGCCGACCCGCATGGCGCAGCCATTGATCGCATGGTGGCAAAGCTGCTGGGCCAGCGAGAAATACATGCGGCGATAATTGGTCCGGGTGATCTGTGTCACGCCGCCATCCGGCGTGATCAGGTCCGCCAACAGTTCGATATCGAAATGGGTTGGCGCACGATCGGCGAGATAGGGCAGCAGTGGCGCGTGACGGTCGGGCGCCGCACAGCGGGCCTCCGCCAGTGCCTCGCGCATCACGATCCACGGCCCGATCGTGGTCGCGAAGCCCTTGGCCTGAAACGGCCCCAGCGGCCGGGCCTCCCAGGCCTGAATGTCCCGCGCCGACCAGTCGTTGAGCAGGACATAACCGAAGATCATCTGATCGGCCTGCGCCAGATCGACCGGCGTTCCGTGCCGGTTGGCAACGCCGACCACGGCGCCAAGCTCCAGTTCGAAATCCATCCGGCCCGACGCGGCGAAAACCGGTGCCTCCGCGCCGGCCGGCAGGATCTGGCCCCATGGCCGACGGATATCCGTGCCCGAGACCACCACCGTCGAGGCACGGCCATTATAGCCGACCGGCACATGCACCCAGTTCGGGGCCAGATCATCGGCGCCGCGCAGCGCCTTTCCGGCATTGCGGGCATGATCTTCGCTGGCGAAGAAATCGGTATATTCCGCCACCACCAGCGGCAAATGCAGACGCAACCCGGCCATGGGAACCAGAGCCGGGCTCACCTGCGCCTCGACCGGAGCGCCGTCGAGAAGCAGCCCGGTCACGATCCGGCGAAACCGCGCCCAGACATCCGGCCCCTCGGCCATGAACGCATTCCACGATGGCTGGTGAAAGACCGTCGGCAGGCCATCGAGCATACCCAGATCCTCCAGCATCGCCAGATCCAGCACCATGTCGCCGATCGCGACACAGCAGCGCGGTGCCTCGGTGCCCCGGCTGAACACGCCGCAGGGCAGATTGTTCAGCGGGAACGGCGTTTCAGGATCATTGGCTGACCCAACCCAGCTGACCAGGCGTTTCGGCATCTTTCTCAGTGTCCTTCCGGCGGTCCGAAGACCGGCTGTTCAGCAGCGTGCGCCCGCGATCCCGCGGGTGATGAAATCGACCAGATGTGCCCGCATGTCGGCCCGCGCGGATATCGAGCAGGCGCCATCCGAAAGGCGCTCGATCCGGCGTTGCTCGTCGCGCTGGCTGACCGAGATCAGCACCGTGCCGACCATGAAATTATAGAACCAGCAAACCTCGGCATGGCTCAAGGCCGGCACCGATGCCTGGATGGCCGCGATATAGCGCCGGGCCATGCCATCCAGCTCGGCCGCGATCAGGTTCGATGTCCATTCCGTGGGCATCAGGCGGTTCTTCAGGATAAGATTGGCGAGCAGCCCGCCTTCCGCCGGCGTATCCTCGCGGAAATAGCCGCTGACGAAGCTGTCGACGATCTTGCCGATCGCCACGGGCTCGCCCCGCGCCTGCGCCTCGGTCTCCAGCGCGGTCAACTGATCCAGACGATACTGGGCGCTGCGCCGCGCCACCTGCTGGAAGACGTCGACCGCCAGCTTGTCCTTGCTGCCAAAGTGATAATTGACCGCCGCGACGTTCAGGCCGGCGCCGCGCGCGATGTCACGGGTCGTCACGCTGTCGACGCCACGCTCGCTGATCAGCATGCGGGCCACCAGGCGGATCTTCTCCTTCGGCCCGTCGGCAGCTTTCAGGGCATCGCTGTCCTTCAGCACATCCACGTCCGGCAGGTCTTCGGGTCGATGCTGCATGTCGGTCATGATGCGGTTCCGGTCGCTCGTTTCATGACCTTGGAATATGCACTCGACGACCCGGCCATGTCGTCGCGGGTTTTCTCCACCCGCTCGGCAATCTCGCGGAACGCATCGTTCGACCGCTGCCGCAGGCCGTCATAATCCACCCCGACCAGCCTGCCATCGCGTTTCACCACCGCGCCATCGACCAGAACCGTGTCGGCATCGCCGGGCCGGGATTGCAGCAGCAGCATCGCGACCGGATCGCCCATCGGCATCATGTTCAGCCCCCGGGTCGAAAACAGCGCGATGTCGGCGCGCGCGCCCTTGCGCAAACGGCCGACCTCGCCGCCCAGCCGCATGGCCTTGGCGCCACCCTCGGTGCCGAAGCGCAGAGCATCGCGCACCGTCAGCCGGATCCGGTCGGGCACCACGCCCCGGTCAAGCACCGTCTGGTTGTCGATCGCGCGGGCGGTCTGAAGCGCCAGCCGCATCTGCGTCAGCATATCGCCACCATTGTTCGAGGCGATATCGACACCGAAGCTGGGCATGCCGCCCACACTCAACAGCCGGTTCGTGACCGGAAATCCCATCCCCATCTGCATCTCGGTTTCCGGCGTGATCGACACGCCCCCGCCCGATGCCACCACCTGCGCCAGTTCGCCGTCGTCGCACATATTGCCGTGGACATGCAGCATGTCCGGCCCCAGCCGGCCGCGCCGCGCCAGATCGGCGATGCCATGGGGCGACCCGAAGGTGCCGACATGCAGGGTGATCAGCGCGTCATGGCGCCGGGCGACATCGATCTCGGCATCGGTCAGATCGGCGGCGACCAGCCCGAATTCGGTCAATGCGATACCGAAATCCAGCAATGGCCCCGCTGTCGACCGGAAGCTGCGCGCGACCTCATCGGCATGGCGCAGCCGCTCGTCATGGCTGTCGAACCCGCGATCACGGGTCGGCACATCATAGAAGCCATAGCAGAACACGCCCCGGATGCCGGCATCGGTCAGCCCCTGGATGGCCGCCTCGGCATGGGCCGGGCTGTTCATCAGATGCGAGAAGTCGCACACCGTGGTCACGCCGGTATCGAGCGCCTCCAGCGCGCCGACCAGATTGGCCAGATAGATATGGTCGGGCGTATAGGACGTGGCATAGCCCACCCGGATCTCGCGCACATAGTCGACCAGCGACCAGTCGGCCGCGACACCGCGGATCGCCGTCTGCCAGACATGGCGATGGGTATCGACCATGCCGGCGACCGCGATCGCGCCCTCGCCGTCGATCACCTCGGCGCCTGGCGCCTGGATGGCGCCCTCGACCGCGGCGATCCGGCCGTCACGCACCAGAATGTCGCAGGTCTCGGGCCGGGTCTGCGACGCCAGATCCGGATCGGCCACATAGATGGTCTTGATCAGAATTTCGTTCGGCACCGGACGTTCCCTCCTCGGAATGCCGGCTCAGGATATCGGCGCGCAAGCTATCAAGCAAGAGCTTCAATCATATGATTCAAACAAGCGCTTTACATCGGCCCGCAGGTCACTTACCAATTCCGTCATGCATAACCGCCAAAGGCCGGGATGCGCGTATCCGGCTGAAAAAGGCGCGAAACAGGGGGACATGACCCATGAAGCTTCCACGCATCGCAGCCACCTTTGCCGGGGTGCTCATGGCCGGGCAGGCCATGGCGCAGGACGTCATCGACCTGAAATTCGCGGTCTTTACGCCCGAGCAGGAGATCACCTATCAGGAAGCCATTAAGCCCTGGGTCAAGGCCGTGGAAGAGGCATCGGGGGGCGCGGTCAAAATCCAGCTCTATCCCGGCGGCATTCTGGGACGGGACGGGTCGAAGCAGATCAAGCTGCTGAACGACGGGGTCGCCGACATCGCCTTCATCATCCCGGCCTACAATCCCGGCCTGTTCCCCGACAACTGGGTGGTCGAACTGCCCGATACCTCGCAGACCGCGACTGAAGGGTCGGTCGCATTCTGGCGCATGGTCGACAGCGGAAAACTGCGCGGCTATCAGGATTTCGAGGTTCTGAGCATGGTCGCGACCTCGCCCTATTTCCTGCACGGCAACGAGCCGATGAACCAGATCGGGGATCTGAAGGACCAGAAGATCCGGATCGCCGGCAAGCTTGAGCAGCAATGCGTCGAGGCGCTTGGCGGCGTGCCGGTCGGCATGCCGATCACCAAGATTCCGGAAAGCCTGAGCCGCGGCATCATCGACGCGACGCCGCTGCATTATGCCGCGCTCTATGCCTTCGGCATCGCGAGTGCCACGAAATATCACTATCAGAACGCGCTGGGCTCGATGCCCTTCGGCTTCGTCATGCCCCGGCAGCGCTTCGACGCCTTGCCAGAGGTGGTCCGCAACGCGATGCGCGATGCCGGTGGCGAAAAGCTGGCCCGGATCTTCGGTGCGGCCATGGACGCCGAAAATCAGCGTCGGCTCGACGAAACCCGCGCCGCTGCCGGCCAGACCGTCGTGGTCCCGTCCGATGGCGACAAGGCCGCATGGTCCGCGGTGATGGCTGACTGTTCAGGCAACTTCGTGGCTGGCCAGGAAGATGGTGCCGCGCTGGCCGACAGCTTCAAGGCGGAACTCGCTCGGATCCGCGCCGAGTGACCCCAGGGATCGGAGCCTCAGAGATGACCGTTCTCCGTCTGGGCGAGATCAACGTCACCTGCACCCGGATCATCGCATTGCTCGGCCTCGCCGCCCTGCTGGTCGTCGCGATCGCGACCCTGGCCGATGTGCTGTCGCGCTGGCTGGCGGCGGCGCCGATCGCTGGTGTCTACGACCTGTCCACCCTGTTCATCGCGGTTGCGATGGCGGCCTGTTTTCCGGCCGCCATCGCCCAGCGGCAGAACATCACGGTCACCTTTCTGGCCGACCGGATGCCGCGCCGCATACAGCGCCTGCTCGACGTCTTCGCCGAAGTGATGACGCTGACCTTCTTCGCACTGCTGGCGTGGCAGCTCGTGGTCTACACGCAGGAACTGATCGACAGCGGCGAGACCTCGTTCATCCTGACGGTGCCGATCGCACCCTGGTGGATAGCGGCAACGGCGCTCTTTGCCCTGTGCGTGCCGGTCCAGGCGGTCGTCGTCGCGGTCGCTCTGCACGATCTTGCAACCGGTGCGGCGAAGCCTGCCAGCTTCGATCAGGGGGGCGCCTGATGGATCCGTTGACCACGGGTGCGCTGGGGCTGGCGCTGATGTTCGCGCTGATCCTGGTGCGGGTGCCGATCGGCATCGCCATGGGCATGGCCGGATTCATCGGTTATGCGGTGCTGGGGGGCGTGAAGCCGGCGTTGAGCATTCTGGTCTCGGAACCGGCCGGGATCATCGCCAATTACGAATTCGCGGTGATCCCGCTGTTCCTGCTGATGGGCAGTTTCGCCACCGCGGGCGGCCTGTCGGCCGAAATCTACCGGCTGGCCCATGCCTTTGTCGGTCACCGGCGCGGCGGCCTCGCCATCGCCACCATGG contains these protein-coding regions:
- the gor gene encoding glutathione-disulfide reductase; the encoded protein is MYDYDLLTIGAGSGGVAGSRRAAEYGARVAIVEAGRVGGTCVLRGCVPKKLLVYGARFRDEIEDARGFGWTIDGARHDWGRLIETKNRELVRLEGIYEQMLANSGVTVLRGRGRVTGPHEVEVDGRTVTAENILIATGSHPYLPKIPGIEHVITSDEALDLPALPGRIVIIGGGYIATEFASILSTLGAATTLVLRSEQILRGFDGDVREAVAGEMAARGIDFRRHVEPVRIDRLAEGFAVTLTSGEVLETDLVMFATGRVPNTAALGLDAIGIHTRDNGAIVVNDRFETHIRSIHAVGDVTDRFQLTPVAIAEARSLAERLYNDNGYKLRYDTLPTAVFCTPQIGTVGLTEEAARRMYASIRIFRARFRPMKHTLTGRETRILMKLVVDAASDRVLGAHMVGDDAAEIIQSLAVAITCGATKKQFDETIALHPSAAEEFVTMRTPVTD
- a CDS encoding NAD-dependent succinate-semialdehyde dehydrogenase produces the protein MQLSHKNLMREACYIDGAWVGANSGATLSVDNPATGATIGRVPKMGEAETLRAIDAANAALPAWRAKTGKERAGLLRKWFDLIMAHQDDIARIMTTEQGKPLAEAKGEVAYAASFIEWFAEEGKRVYGDVIPTFAAGRRIIVTKEPVGVVAAITPWNFPAAMLTRKAGPALAAGCTLVCKPASQTPFTALALVVLAEEAGIPKGVINIVTGSAREIGGAITASPIVRKLTFTGSTEVGKVLIEQCAATVKKVSMELGGNAPFLVFDDADLDAAVEGAIASKYRNNGQTCVCANRFYVQRGVAKAFADKLAARVAQMKVGDGLEAGVVLGPLIDDAAADKVDELMADATSKGAEVVIGGGRHELGGRFYKPTILLGATQDMRLSREEIFGPVAPIFVFDDEKEAVGYANDTEFGLASYFYTRDVGRVFRVMEALEYGIVGINEGIISTEVAPFGGVKESGMGREGSKYGIEDYLEVKYALIGGIGA
- the fahA gene encoding fumarylacetoacetase; the protein is MPKRLVSWVGSANDPETPFPLNNLPCGVFSRGTEAPRCCVAIGDMVLDLAMLEDLGMLDGLPTVFHQPSWNAFMAEGPDVWARFRRIVTGLLLDGAPVEAQVSPALVPMAGLRLHLPLVVAEYTDFFASEDHARNAGKALRGADDLAPNWVHVPVGYNGRASTVVVSGTDIRRPWGQILPAGAEAPVFAASGRMDFELELGAVVGVANRHGTPVDLAQADQMIFGYVLLNDWSARDIQAWEARPLGPFQAKGFATTIGPWIVMREALAEARCAAPDRHAPLLPYLADRAPTHFDIELLADLITPDGGVTQITRTNYRRMYFSLAQQLCHHAINGCAMRVGDLLGSGTVSGPEPENRGCLLELTWNGATPLPLVDGTLRTFLEDGDTINLSGHAQFDDYRIGFGTCSGTITPALTLSQRD
- a CDS encoding TetR/AcrR family transcriptional regulator; this encodes MTDMQHRPEDLPDVDVLKDSDALKAADGPKEKIRLVARMLISERGVDSVTTRDIARGAGLNVAAVNYHFGSKDKLAVDVFQQVARRSAQYRLDQLTALETEAQARGEPVAIGKIVDSFVSGYFREDTPAEGGLLANLILKNRLMPTEWTSNLIAAELDGMARRYIAAIQASVPALSHAEVCWFYNFMVGTVLISVSQRDEQRRIERLSDGACSISARADMRAHLVDFITRGIAGARC
- a CDS encoding amidohydrolase family protein; amino-acid sequence: MPNEILIKTIYVADPDLASQTRPETCDILVRDGRIAAVEGAIQAPGAEVIDGEGAIAVAGMVDTHRHVWQTAIRGVAADWSLVDYVREIRVGYATSYTPDHIYLANLVGALEALDTGVTTVCDFSHLMNSPAHAEAAIQGLTDAGIRGVFCYGFYDVPTRDRGFDSHDERLRHADEVARSFRSTAGPLLDFGIALTEFGLVAADLTDAEIDVARRHDALITLHVGTFGSPHGIADLARRGRLGPDMLHVHGNMCDDGELAQVVASGGGVSITPETEMQMGMGFPVTNRLLSVGGMPSFGVDIASNNGGDMLTQMRLALQTARAIDNQTVLDRGVVPDRIRLTVRDALRFGTEGGAKAMRLGGEVGRLRKGARADIALFSTRGLNMMPMGDPVAMLLLQSRPGDADTVLVDGAVVKRDGRLVGVDYDGLRQRSNDAFREIAERVEKTRDDMAGSSSAYSKVMKRATGTAS
- a CDS encoding TRAP transporter substrate-binding protein: MKLPRIAATFAGVLMAGQAMAQDVIDLKFAVFTPEQEITYQEAIKPWVKAVEEASGGAVKIQLYPGGILGRDGSKQIKLLNDGVADIAFIIPAYNPGLFPDNWVVELPDTSQTATEGSVAFWRMVDSGKLRGYQDFEVLSMVATSPYFLHGNEPMNQIGDLKDQKIRIAGKLEQQCVEALGGVPVGMPITKIPESLSRGIIDATPLHYAALYAFGIASATKYHYQNALGSMPFGFVMPRQRFDALPEVVRNAMRDAGGEKLARIFGAAMDAENQRRLDETRAAAGQTVVVPSDGDKAAWSAVMADCSGNFVAGQEDGAALADSFKAELARIRAE
- a CDS encoding TRAP transporter small permease, whose translation is MTVLRLGEINVTCTRIIALLGLAALLVVAIATLADVLSRWLAAAPIAGVYDLSTLFIAVAMAACFPAAIAQRQNITVTFLADRMPRRIQRLLDVFAEVMTLTFFALLAWQLVVYTQELIDSGETSFILTVPIAPWWIAATALFALCVPVQAVVVAVALHDLATGAAKPASFDQGGA